GATCCTCGGATGCTGGACCGGGCCGCACTCGCCCTCAATGATCGCGCCGAGACCCTGTCGGGCGCATTGCCGGCGCTTCTCGTCGAGGCGCAGCGGATCGCCGCGACCGTGATCATCGGCGTACATGGCCGCAAGCGCGCCGGGCCGGGTGAGACATTCTGGCAGTATCGTCCTTATTCGTTCGGCGATACGGCGCAGCAGATCGATTGGCACCGCTCCGCCCGCTCCGACCGCGTTTTCATCCGCGAGAATGAATGGGAAGCCGCCAATACCTTGTGGCTGTGGGTGTCGCCTTCGGTCACCATGGGCTTCCAGTCGCATCTCGCCAGTGTGACCAAATCGGATCGTGCCAAGCTCCTCGCCTTGGCTATTGCCAGTCTTGCGGTGCGCGCCAATGAGCGCGTCTCGCTGCTCGGCACCGGCATGCTTCCGGCACATTCGCGGCCCGCTTTGATGCGGCTGGCGCAGATGCTGATTGCCCAGCCCTCGACGCAGGCATTGCCGCACGTGATCAGGCTGCCGAAATTCTCGACCGTCCTGATGTTCGGCGACTTCCTTGAGCCGCCGCAGGACATCGCCCGCTCCCTGAGCTCGATCGCCGCCCATGGCGTCGCCGGCCATGTCGTGCAGGTCTCGGATCCGGCGGAAGAGACGCTGCCCTATTCCGGCCGCGTGCAGTTCGAGGAGATGGCCGGCCCGCTACGCTATGTCGCCGGCAAGACCGAAGCCCTGCGCGAGGCCTATCAGGAGAAGTTCCAGGCACAGCGCGCGCAAGTGCGCGACATTGCCCGGCGCATCGGCTGGAGCTTCGCCGTGCATCGCACCGACGAGCCGCCGCTGCGCATTCTGCATGCGCTGCACGGCCTGATCGGCGGCGAGAAGAGCCGCGCCCGCGGCGCGCGGACTTTCTGATGCTGCAGGGTCTGACCTTCCTCACACCGTGGGCGCTGGCCGGCCTCGCCGCGCTGCCGGTCATCTGGTGGCTGTTGCGTTTCACGCCGCCTAAGCCGCAGCATGTGCGCTTTCCGCCTTTGCGCCTGCTTCTCGACCTCATCCCGCGCGAGGAGCAGCCGGACAAGACGCCCTGGTGGCTCCTGCTGCTGCGTCTCGCGCTTGCCGCCTTGCTGATCCTGGCCGTGGCGCATCCTTTGCTCAGTCCCAGTGACGCCACGCGCTTCGCTGGAGATCCGGTGCTGATCGTCGTCGATGACAGCTGGGCGGCGGCCAAGGACTGGGACACGCGTCTCGCCGTGCTGCAGGATGTGGCCGCGTCGGCCGAGCAGGCGCGCGCTCCGGTGGCAGTGGCTTCGACCGCGCCGGTGGCGCGACCTTCCGATCTTCTTCCGCAAGCCGCACGCGAGGCCTTGAGCCGGATCACCGCGCTCACGCCGAAGGCTTTGCAGCCCGATCGCATGGCGCTGCTCGAGCGCTTGCGGCAAGCTTATCGCGACACAACTGGCCTCAACATCGTATGGCTGTCGGATGGCCTCGATCATGGATCGGCCCGCGACTTCGCCCAGGGGCTGCTGGGGCTTAATGGCGGCCGCGCCGTGCTG
This genomic stretch from Nordella sp. HKS 07 harbors:
- a CDS encoding DUF58 domain-containing protein — translated: MLDRAALALNDRAETLSGALPALLVEAQRIAATVIIGVHGRKRAGPGETFWQYRPYSFGDTAQQIDWHRSARSDRVFIRENEWEAANTLWLWVSPSVTMGFQSHLASVTKSDRAKLLALAIASLAVRANERVSLLGTGMLPAHSRPALMRLAQMLIAQPSTQALPHVIRLPKFSTVLMFGDFLEPPQDIARSLSSIAAHGVAGHVVQVSDPAEETLPYSGRVQFEEMAGPLRYVAGKTEALREAYQEKFQAQRAQVRDIARRIGWSFAVHRTDEPPLRILHALHGLIGGEKSRARGARTF